The segment TAAACTATGACTATGCTATACAAGAGCATTTAGAAAGCCACTGTGTTTTAACGCAAAGACTCTAATTGGCAGGTAACCCATGAGCCCCTAGATAAGATGCTGCCCTGGTTAAATACCACCTGTACTAAAATGTactcttcatttaattttatttatggtCTCGGAGAGGAGAATGAGTAATAACTCAGCTGGAATATGTAACAGCTTTGAAATTCTGGAGTTCAACACAATTTACAGGAcatctaaaattatttttgtatgcagcagaaatagaaatttctttttcttagaggaaaaaatgaaaagtgaagtGATGCTTTCAAAAGCGTAACTGCTTTTTTGACAAAACTGTTCAAAGTTTTGGCTACAAGTCCTGTTACAAACGTTCTTCTTTACGAGGCAGATGGCATTTCACCCTCCTGAAATCTGTAACATCCCAAagatttcctccttttcccaaGAGTCATGTATACTTCAGCACTTCTACATGATGTGGACATGTACATATTCTTTCTTATCTCctcagcagaaaaagaaacctaCAATTATTTGCTGTTCTGGGATACTGTCAGCAAATCTATGAAAGAGAATTTGACAGCACTATGAACCCTATGGGCCGCTCTTCAGAAACTAGCTTCCAGGTGATTTTCACTGGAGTGCTTTAATACATCCTGAAGCTGCTTTTCTAGGTACTCTTGCTTCAACGCTTTTGCCGTCAGCATTTGCCTCAGGACATGGTATAACAGCACATCATTAATGCACCCAGCATGCTCCTCTACTATGCTGACAAAAGTTATTTCCATATGCTAGTCTGGAAAAGTTCATTCTCATCCATCTTCATTAAGAAttctaagttatttttttcactaaTCTTAATGGAGATTTTCATGCCACAGCATTTTAGGACTCCAAAGGAAGTTACATGTTGAACTTAAAGGTATGGATCcttgcttttcatttacttGTTGAAACACAAATATCAAAATTAGGAGAACACAAACATATTTGATATAGTTAATAACTTAAAGTCGAggacaacagagaaagaagggcATTCCTTATTTGTCCCTTTTAATGCTCTTTATAGATGCCCTTTTGAAAGGATATCAATGTCCAtcagcacacagagctcagagctgggtttttttttgtgacaaCACACTatctaccagaaaaaaaaccaaagtaaAATACGGAGGATTGCTTTCACACTGAAAGCACAAAATGGTAGAATCAGCAGGAGGCGTGTAGTGCCAAAAAAAGATGTTCTTTGTATGGCAAATTAACACAGAAGGCGATTTAAAAGATAGGATTAAATCAAAGACAATGTTGCAGCTTTATAAAATTCCCAGTACTACCCCCGTCAAATCAAAGATAAATCTCCCAAAGCACTAAATCTTATGTAATCACTGCAAATTCCTATTGTCTTAAACGGGAGCTGGATTAGGCCTCTAATTTGGTTTTGTAAAGTCTGTTTGGTCCAGATGAGTAACCAAGCAATGGATGATCTCCAAGGAACAACTCTATAACATGGTCTCAACATTGTCTACTACAGCTTGCCAATGCAATCACTCCTGGTGTTAACCTCTAAACACCGGAGTAAAGCTGATTTTGCCCATGAGTGCTAAATGCGTTTTGCCTTTCCGCATAGCAAAGAAGCAATATCACATCTAATCTCACAAGTTCCCAGTGAGCCAAACACAAGATACTGTCCCTTGAATTCTTCCTGAGACCAACAAAGGCTTTCCATTATTTACAAATCAAAAGCATTTAGAGacaatcatttttattttttatttaaaacaaggAATGCTCTGTCActattatataaaaaaaatatacatccACCTATTTATACCCATCCTAACCCAAGCATTCCAAAAAATAGAATTCCTATTCATGCAGGTAATTGCTgcacaataaaataataataaaataaaaataatgttaataataataatttttataaataaaataaaaacaacaaaatacactCCTTAGTTCCAACAATTCTTCcaatttatcttaaaaaattCCATCCGCAAATTGTTGGAACAGTTTCAAATGATGAAAGGAAATATAGTTAAATCAATAGGATTACTTGCTTTTGATTATTAATTCCATTGCtagtttttcttgtgttttcattATGCATACCAGTTTTACAAAGTGcatgctttattttactttttaaattttgaacTGGCAAGTTAAAATGATCCATCATTTCCTGCCTTTTTGTAATGATAATACAATCTAAAATCTAGCATTAAAAAATTTATCATGATACACCTGGTATATTGACTGCTTATGGCGCATGCTTGTCTtggcaaataaaaaaacaaattggctccccaccccacctcccCATTCTGTTTGGAAGCAAtcaaaaagataaaagcaggCTGGAACACAATTgcttcaagggaaaaaaataatacctgATGCTTTAATTTTTGTCGCATGGCACTAGTTGTGGAATTGCACGcgcacacacccacacacacccaacacacacacaagcacGCACGCACGCTGCAACCTGCCCATGAGGAAAATAGTTCATTAGGTCAGGAGTGCCAGTGGCACATGAAGGCTCCCAGCTGTGTGTGCAACTTTGGATTTGGTACCCACTTCACATCACCTTGAATCCTCTGACATCCACCAAGGGGGTAATGTAAGGCATACTTTGCTGGAACAGTAATAATCCATGCTTCATGCTCAAGAGCTGAGTCTCAGAGGAGGACTGGCTTTCTCTACTCCCTTTGGCCTCACTCCGTCTCACTCAAGGaacaaaaataccaaaacaacagagaaggactggagaaaacaaggaaagcaaaagaagacaTATCACTTTAAATGGACTTTCGCCTTCTCATCAGCCTGTGGTTATCTGTAAAGCTGTGCAACCCAGGTGAGATGGAGCTGACAGGAGATGGGAAAAGGctgttttttaatgtgcttgGCGAGATCTCCTCTATCTTGTAAGAGATGGAGTGAAAGTACTGGGGGTTCAGCTTCGAGCTGAACGAATTTTGGTGGGACACCACCCGGCTGGTGTACTCATGGGACCTGTAACACATGCAGGAACAAACGGACTGAAGGTCTGTTACTTCGGCCTTGTACCGTGGCCGACCATGCTGGGAGTCCTCTTGGATGTGGATAATCATGCTGTTGCGGTTCCCTGCCAGGGACGCCCGTTCCTCAGCATCCCGCCTCTCATCCTCACTGTTCATGGTTAAGAACCTGAGAACAACCAGATTTAGAAATGCCCCAATGACTGTCAACCCCACTAGAATGTACATAAAGCTAAAAGCCACGTAGAGAGGCTTCTTTTGAAGGGCCCCTTTGGTCTGCAGGGCCACATAGTCTCCAAAACCTATCGTAGTCAATGTTATAAAGCAGTAATAGTAAGCATGGAAAAAGCTCCATTCCTCGTACTGGGAAAAGGCTGCTGCTCCAATGCAGAGTGTTCCCATGCAGGAGAAGAAACCCACAGTGACCATGTTTTCCATGGAGACCTCGGTGCTCCTCATCCCACAGCACTTTTTGATGCGTTTCAAGAGGTACTTGACGAAGGTGTTCATGCGCTCGCCCAAGCTCTGGAACATGACGAGTGTCAGTGGGATCCCCAGGACCGCGTAGAACATGCAAAAGGCCTTTCCCGCGTCTGTTCCTGGGGCAGCATGTCCATAACCTGGGAGGGGGAATGAAAACACAGGAGAGTCAGCAATTCGTTGATTACCACAGCTCCCTTTTCAGACAGGCTGCACAAATCACAGTGActccagtgctgcagggaggtcCAAAGCAACAGCGGCTACGAGGGCATCACAGTCACAGGattttcacatttcctttgCACATATCCTGTAGCCAAAGCAAACATTACACATTAAAATAGAACTGTACACACAGGACTGGGAAAGATGAAAGAATCAGCAATCCACCTTACTTCTGCAGTCTTCtaaatactgcatttatttGCTAAAGAAATTTCATGTCCCTCCTGCATCACACACAATACTGGACATTTTGAAAATAGGTGGCCTCGACAATATTTTTGTGAGGAGTTGGTGCTGTCCTGCCCCAAAACCAGAGTACACCGATAGCATCTGAATTCTATGTCTGCTGGCAACAGTGAGTCAACATCATTGTTGCCAGCAGACACAAATCAATGGAATTCTTTTTAAAACCGTCTTCCATACAGAATAACCCTTTCTCACAGGTATCATTCTGAACGCCATTCACTTCTGAAAATTGTTATGCCATAAGACTTTAGGGGTTTAATACCTGCTCTACCTTCAGTTACTGAAGAATAAAGAACTTACCAGTATCTTTTAGAGTTTTACAGCTTTTTCAAACAATCTAGGGAAGATTAATTTGCCACAATGCTAAACTAATCCAGGACAGAGAATGTATCATGTTCCATAGCATACTTTCCAGAAAGTAAAATCACAGCTAGACCTTCATTCTAAATCCAACAAGCACAGAggtttctgtttcaaaatgatTTCAGTTTTTTCACATCACAGTACTTTACATTTTTTAAGATTGCAAGTGATAGTACCAAAGCTTCCAAAATATGGTATGCAATGACCATGTGGGTACTACAATATAGATTTCccttaaagaaaatgaatggaaatcCATACTTCTCACGTGCAGTACCTCTCATCTACATCTAGATGCCTAAAACAAGTCACTAAATTATTCTCAGGATACACCTATTTCTCTACAGTGATTATAACTGAAATCACAATACAGACTTCAGCTGAagattaaaatacataaatctaGGTATCTACGTGCGTGCTAAGAGTTCAGGCTACTTTTATAGTCAAcaaagttttaatgaaaatagGCAGTGGTGAGTTACTTAACTGCCATTCCAATACCTGCCTACTGTACGTTGAGCTGTAGAGAGTACTGACTGTTCCATTGACTGTATTCTCTAGGTCCCCATCAGACTGACTAGATGCCTAATGACTTCAGAAGATTCTAGGTATCTACTGCACAGGTTCACAACCACATGGAAACACCCAAACATTGGCATCTTCATTGAAAGCAGAGCTCCGCCTTCAGTGACTATCACCAATGCAGTTGCCTGCATCGTAGACATTGGAGGTTTAAGCCCACACAGAGGGATCTAGCATAACTTGAAACCCCTCAGTTACCATGATATCCATTCAGGGATGGTTAAGGAAACACATGGTATACAGCCGACTgccttcaaaatgaaaagcaacaacaggacaaagaaaataaaatgaaagaaccAGCAAGAACGTCCTCCAAAAAGTTACACTTATTTCCTTAGATCAGTTGCTAGTTACTGGGAAATGCATGGGAGGTAAGAACTAATTCacaaatgaaatatataaattaaaaacagaaagctctTTTCAGGTGACAAAACAAATAGATTCACCCGTTATAATGGGATAGGT is part of the Gallus gallus isolate bGalGal1 chromosome 2, bGalGal1.mat.broiler.GRCg7b, whole genome shotgun sequence genome and harbors:
- the KCNK9 gene encoding potassium channel subfamily K member 9; this translates as MALRTGTAWFGQVLRRVSRLQGTWSRRSSSLLCLSSSQEPEQAGGERPPPQHKLPRSSRQPPRQLPPCCSCCGLSDPRAARGGHGPLTRPLLAAMKRQNVRTLSLIICTFTYLLVGAAVFDALESDNEMREEEKLKAEEIRLKGKYNITSEDYRQLELVIMQSEPHRAGVQWKFAGSFYFAITVITTIGYGHAAPGTDAGKAFCMFYAVLGIPLTLVMFQSLGERMNTFVKYLLKRIKKCCGMRSTEVSMENMVTVGFFSCMGTLCIGAAAFSQYEEWSFFHAYYYCFITLTTIGFGDYVALQTKGALQKKPLYVAFSFMYILVGLTVIGAFLNLVVLRFLTMNSEDERRDAEERASLAGNRNSMIIHIQEDSQHGRPRYKAEVTDLQSVCSCMCYRSHEYTSRVVSHQNSFSSKLNPQYFHSISYKIEEISPSTLKNSLFPSPVSSISPGLHSFTDNHRLMRRRKSI